A part of Gemmatimonas groenlandica genomic DNA contains:
- a CDS encoding amidohydrolase family protein — protein MMRGVRAVWVGVALLTGCAREVPVPAPQPIIDMHLHAFAYDAYGLPAPPNEVTGNVPHFGSDTSAMRATFDTLRLYHVVRAVASGPLADVRRWRAANPTVIMGGAYTGPRDTLLAVTTLEQLFADGELKVLGELGLQYRGLSPSAPELTPYWALAAARKIPVAVHTGLGDAGTPFDCCPNFRARLGNPLLLEDVLVAHPGLRVNVMHAGYPFLAETKALLTIYPEVYVDIGVLSWAIPRAEFYAYLKALIDAGFANRVMFGSDQMVWPEAIGMAIAGITEAPFLTPAQRQAIFYDNAARFLRLTPAEIARDHAAVR, from the coding sequence ATGATGCGAGGCGTCCGCGCGGTCTGGGTCGGCGTGGCCCTGTTGACGGGATGCGCGCGCGAGGTCCCTGTTCCCGCGCCGCAGCCAATTATCGACATGCACCTCCACGCGTTCGCGTATGACGCGTACGGCCTGCCGGCTCCGCCGAACGAGGTCACGGGGAACGTGCCACACTTCGGCTCGGATACCAGCGCCATGCGTGCGACGTTCGATACGCTACGTCTGTACCACGTCGTGCGCGCCGTGGCGAGCGGCCCGTTGGCCGACGTGCGCCGGTGGCGGGCCGCCAATCCCACCGTAATCATGGGCGGCGCGTACACGGGGCCGCGCGATACGCTGCTTGCCGTGACGACTCTCGAGCAGCTGTTCGCCGACGGCGAGCTGAAAGTACTTGGGGAATTGGGCCTACAGTATCGTGGGCTGAGCCCCAGCGCGCCGGAGCTCACGCCCTATTGGGCCTTGGCGGCCGCGCGAAAGATTCCCGTGGCGGTGCATACTGGCTTGGGAGATGCAGGCACGCCGTTCGATTGCTGTCCGAACTTTCGAGCGCGCTTGGGAAATCCCTTGCTGCTTGAAGACGTGTTGGTGGCGCATCCTGGACTTCGCGTGAACGTGATGCACGCCGGATATCCGTTCCTTGCCGAGACCAAGGCGCTGCTGACGATCTACCCCGAGGTGTACGTGGACATCGGCGTGCTCAGTTGGGCAATCCCGCGTGCGGAGTTTTACGCCTACCTCAAAGCGTTGATCGACGCGGGCTTCGCGAACCGGGTGATGTTTGGCTCCGATCAGATGGTCTGGCCGGAGGCGATCGGGATGGCGATCGCCGGGATCACCGAGGCACCCTTTCTCACGCCCGCGCAGCGACAAGCCATTTTCTATGACAACGCGGCGCGCTTTCTTCGCCTCACTCCGGCGGAGATCGCGCGCGACCACGCCGCCGTGCGGTAG
- a CDS encoding putative quinol monooxygenase: protein MAKLALFVRLHAKSGQETALADFLAGALPLANAESGTTSWFALRFDASTFGIFDTFDDDQGRQAHLSGPIAAALMANAEALLSEPPKIEMVDLLAAKLPG from the coding sequence GTGGCCAAGCTCGCTCTGTTCGTCCGGTTACACGCCAAGTCCGGCCAGGAAACGGCGCTCGCCGATTTCCTTGCCGGTGCACTTCCCCTCGCCAACGCCGAGTCCGGTACCACCTCGTGGTTCGCGCTGCGCTTTGACGCGTCGACCTTCGGCATCTTCGACACGTTCGATGACGACCAAGGGCGCCAGGCGCACCTCAGCGGCCCCATCGCGGCGGCACTGATGGCCAACGCTGAGGCGCTGTTGAGTGAGCCTCCGAAAATCGAGATGGTCGATCTGTTGGCGGCCAAGCTTCCGGGATAA